Proteins encoded within one genomic window of Candidatus Dependentiae bacterium:
- a CDS encoding ribonuclease HII: MPTFKRTPDFTPLLYEHAAWKNQTNVLGVDEVGRGCLAGPVVTATVMLKPHTHHELLQDSKLLSPKERSVAYAWLLDNSFYAVSFIHNRIIDDINIYRATLQAMKRSTTQLLALLPMQPEYILVDAMPLLLEHTEIPVVYFNYGETLSSSIAAASIIAKVTRDALMCRLDINLPGYSLSQHKGYATKLHKQALELKGPSTIHRKSFLS; encoded by the coding sequence ATGCCAACTTTTAAACGCACACCTGACTTTACTCCTTTACTCTATGAACATGCTGCTTGGAAAAACCAAACTAATGTCCTAGGAGTTGATGAAGTAGGTCGTGGTTGCCTTGCAGGGCCTGTCGTTACAGCCACTGTCATGCTCAAACCGCATACTCACCATGAACTATTACAAGATTCAAAGTTGCTGTCACCTAAAGAGAGATCCGTAGCTTATGCATGGCTTTTAGATAATTCGTTTTACGCAGTAAGCTTTATACATAATAGAATTATTGATGATATTAATATTTATAGGGCAACTTTACAAGCTATGAAACGATCTACAACACAATTACTGGCGTTACTACCCATGCAACCAGAGTATATATTGGTCGATGCTATGCCTTTGCTACTTGAACATACAGAAATTCCCGTAGTCTACTTTAATTATGGCGAAACGCTCTCTTCTTCTATTGCAGCGGCTTCTATTATTGCCAAAGTGACTCGAGATGCACTTATGTGCCGTTTAGATATAAATCTACCAGGGTATAGTTTAAGCCAGCATAAAGGATACGCAACCAAGCTTCACAAGCAAGCACTTGAATTAAAAGGCCCAAGCACCATTCACCGAAAAAGTTTCCTCTCATGA
- a CDS encoding 30S ribosomal protein S18, with the protein MARKVKLKISGRLLRKKTRRSGYGAAKQCRFCSNAQVATVLDYKNVPLLKNFLTERGKILPSRISGTCAKHQRLVTTEIKQARIMALLPFTAATF; encoded by the coding sequence ATGGCACGTAAAGTTAAATTAAAAATTAGCGGTAGATTACTCCGCAAAAAAACACGTCGTAGCGGTTATGGTGCAGCTAAACAATGTCGCTTTTGCTCAAATGCTCAAGTTGCCACTGTTTTAGATTATAAAAACGTACCTTTGCTTAAAAACTTCTTAACAGAACGCGGCAAGATTTTACCATCACGTATCTCTGGTACCTGTGCTAAACATCAACGCCTTGTAACTACAGAAATTAAGCAAGCTCGTATAATGGCTTTACTGCCGTTTACAGCAGCTACATTCTAA
- a CDS encoding helix-turn-helix transcriptional regulator, with translation MSSTALRVKELLREKGWTTKILAEKTGMSESYLTHIKNGTRRWNEDSLKKLANAFEVSPIDLFAQRRKRTDDIDSNVSMPEKSEVQLKVQIVPVVGDIPSNPSPYNNQLMQLTTGFKDIFVPVLNSTDGAMFALSLSSNQLAPAFDKGDVLIVSPEVWTRSGDIAAVEFGNETPVKAVMQVTYTDDFIVLESVNHKSSPIALVRGKDHFRIIGRIIARHQRFE, from the coding sequence ATGTCATCAACAGCACTTAGAGTAAAAGAGCTGCTTAGAGAAAAAGGTTGGACAACCAAAATATTAGCAGAAAAAACTGGTATGTCAGAAAGTTATTTGACACATATCAAAAATGGCACACGTCGTTGGAATGAAGATTCCCTGAAAAAACTTGCTAATGCATTTGAAGTTAGTCCGATTGATTTATTTGCACAACGTCGTAAACGTACTGATGATATTGATAGCAACGTAAGTATGCCAGAAAAATCAGAAGTTCAATTAAAAGTACAAATTGTACCTGTTGTAGGGGATATACCTTCTAATCCGTCACCGTATAACAACCAGCTTATGCAGTTGACCACTGGATTTAAAGATATTTTTGTACCTGTGTTAAATTCTACCGATGGAGCAATGTTTGCTTTATCACTTTCAAGCAACCAGTTAGCACCAGCTTTTGATAAAGGCGATGTACTAATTGTTTCACCTGAAGTCTGGACTCGCTCTGGCGATATAGCAGCAGTTGAATTTGGCAATGAAACACCGGTCAAAGCAGTAATGCAAGTAACCTATACAGATGATTTTATTGTACTTGAGTCCGTAAACCATAAGAGCTCACCTATAGCCCTTGTGCGCGGAAAAGATCATTTTAGAATTATTGGCAGAATAATCGCGCGTCATCAACGTTTTGAGTAA
- the rpsF gene encoding 30S ribosomal protein S6: protein MLRYETLLLAVPEITADEANTLETQLDKTIQDHKGTMLSFERWGKYSLAYPVRKYDYGVYFLTRFEVGLETKDALLEALRTLFAVKYNELIMRHVIVRLDSSASLEYSRPESLEEVPTRDVETFLKENKMTGFLGKSSSAASADLGDSDADDFKDLEQ, encoded by the coding sequence ATGTTACGTTACGAAACGCTTCTTTTAGCAGTGCCAGAAATTACTGCTGACGAAGCAAACACACTAGAAACCCAGCTTGATAAGACTATTCAAGATCATAAGGGTACCATGCTTTCTTTTGAGCGTTGGGGAAAATATTCTCTTGCTTATCCAGTAAGAAAATATGATTATGGTGTTTATTTTCTTACTCGCTTTGAAGTAGGTTTAGAGACTAAAGATGCACTTTTAGAAGCTCTACGTACTTTATTTGCAGTTAAGTACAATGAACTTATTATGCGTCATGTTATTGTTCGTCTTGATTCTAGCGCTTCACTTGAGTATAGCCGTCCAGAATCATTAGAAGAAGTACCAACACGCGATGTTGAAACCTTCTTAAAAGAAAATAAAATGACTGGATTTTTAGGTAAATCAAGTTCTGCTGCTTCAGCTGACCTTGGTGACAGTGATGCAGATGATTTTAAAGACTTAGAACAATAG